DNA sequence from the Salvia splendens isolate huo1 chromosome 19, SspV2, whole genome shotgun sequence genome:
TAAGGGACGAAAACGTTTCTTATCAAATATCAAATTTGGTAACAGCAAAGAGAAATCTAAAGCTCAGAGACAAGCTGTGAATTCCATATGTCAGGTGATTTTTCTTTTGCTGGTGTCACAGCATAGTAATTATCATATAATATCTTCAATTTGTATTTTTCTTTggcttattttcctttttgagaGGTGGCCTTGGGTGTTGGGGGCGAGTATTTGTTAATTTCACATGTTAACTTTTTACATGCTATGTTTGAAGGGATCTGCTGCCGACATAATAAAAATTGCAATGATATGCTTGCATGATGTGATTGGCGAGGATTCTGAAGCATTATGCCCAAGTTTTATAGATGCTGAAAAATGTCAATTGCTTAAAGGTCGCTGTCGGATCCTTCTACAGGTAATTGGTCGAAACATACCACGTGGCCTCTAAGCATTTATGTTTGCTTTTCTATTTCAATATTAACATTATCGCTCTTACTGCCAGTGGTAAATTGTAAGTACCTTTTACGTTTTCAATATTTGTCTCTGAAGCTAGTGAGTTTGATGGACATGTCTGTCGTCGACCTGTCAGGTACACGATGAACTTGTGCTTGAAGCTGACCATTCAGTTGTAAAGGAGGCCGGGTTGTTGCTCCAATCCTGCATGGAAAGGGCcatgtcacttcatggtaccaTGTTTAAAAAGTTCATCATGATTGTTATATTTGTCCAACTCTTGAAATGCCAAAAATGCCTTGGCTTTGCAATATTATTGTTATGTCCAAGCAGATGGCATACAGGTTTACTGGGGCAATATTACCGTCAATAATGATTTATCTCTTACATCTCTTGCAGTTCCTTTGCCTGTCAAGATCAAAGTTGGGAAAACATGAGGATCTTTGGAACCTTTTGATCCTAATTGTTAGCTTTTGATGAGCTATACTTAAATGACACTTGTATGAGGAAACAATCTGTTTCCCTTCTTTAAGTCTAAGGTGATATATCTACAAGTTCTTTTTTTCTCATCATAAATTTTGCTTAAGTAATAAAATGATGCATTTTAAGGTAATACAGAGAAGTGTATACTCCTTTAGTCACTACGAATTCATAAAGTTTTAGTTTAAAAACCTTCACTTGAACGCCATTTGAGGCGCCTTAGGGGTCAAGAAGTCGAACTAGGGAGTTATTCAAGGCACACCTTATACATTGATCAGACATATGTATTAGTACACCTTGATTAGTACTGGATATAAGCAGCGTCTCACGGCTTTAGGCTACCTCATGTGGAGGTTTAGGATGCACGAAGGCTAGTGAATTTCACACTATGCATCTAGGGAGATAGTGATTTTGTAGAGAATGTCTCCACCATATATGAATCCATTCACCCCCCTAACTTGCCATTTCTTGGATTGGTTTCTTACAGTTGTCTTTTTTGTCATTTCATATTGCTTGTACATACCATTCACCCGACGCATACGTTTGGCACGAGGGGACGGAAACCAGAAGACGAATCAAGGTTAGAAGTTATTTCTCGTAGATTTCGCCATACATTCTTTTGCAGAAATCATTATTCTGGTTTTCAATAATTCACTAACATAAAAGAAAGACTCACAGTCTGATAACTCACACATATATCCACATATCATACACATACGTAGATATTCGAATTCTAAAATACATCCACACAAACAAAATAACGTACATATAGGCTTATACTTATTTCTCTAATTCTTTGAAACCCACACAATGTGATTCTCAGGGAGGTAATGGCAGACCGGGACAGACCCGGGCTTCACCTTGAGCACCTGGAAGGCCAAGTGCTTCGGGTTCCACTGCGACGTGTCCCTGTGGCACACAGCCACCGCATCTGCCTTGGACCCGCCTGCCCCCACCAATGAAACGCGGTAAGCCACTGTGGTGTCTGTCTTGTGGCAGTAGAACACGGGGTATGCATACTCCTGCTTGTGGCACGCCACGGCCGGCTTGTCGCTTGGCAGCTTCGTCACGGCATTGATACGGTACACTTTCCGCCCCGTGCTGTCGGCCTCGGTGGACACTGCGGTCGCGTCTTTCCCCAGCACGGACGTGCTGAAATCAACCATGGACTCCAAGGAAGTTGCACAGAACGTCTCCTCTCCTTGCAGCTTCGTGCCCTCGCATTCCTGAATGGTTTTCTTGATGGCCTCGGCCTCGCTTGACCCGGGTTTCACGGAGAACTCACTGTAGATCTCCGGCAGCTTGTTCGAGGAGAAGGGCATGGAGTCGGCAAGGTGGCGCGGCAAGAATGCTTCCTCCTCTCCTGTGGGTTTGGAGAAGTGGAGGGTCATCTTGTTGCCTGCATACAAGTCTTTCTCTAGGAAGAAGAGGGCCACGTTCGGGTCGTCGTGCAGCTGCGTTTCGGTGGCAGCGTAGATGTAATTGAACGGGTTTTCAGTCGGGGCTACCCGAACGTAGACGGGTTTGCCATTTCTGTTGTGTGTTCCGACAGTGACGCTGTTAGATGGGCCGCCGACATTGACGTGGGTGCCGCTGTTTCCGTTGTTGACGTTCACTCCGCCGCTGCCTACTCCGACGGATGTGCTCTTGTCGTCCTGCCATTCTGTTACACACAGGAATGCAATTTTGTATAATGAGCTATAGAAAATTCTGCTACATAGAATTCAATTTTCATGAAATGGAAATCCAGATCAAAACTAATTGAGATTAATAAAAAATGGATCAAGAATACTAAGATCAATTTCTAGttcattatttaaatttttttgttactAACGATTCACATATACAAAACAACCCTAAGATCCATAACTAAACTTGAAAACAAAAAGGTTAATTAATCAAAAAAGGGATATTGGTTCGTAAGATCATGAATTTTAgccaaattttggtatttcccattaactttaaaattggtctataatatcacaaactcaGCATTTTGTTTGTTACTGGCAGTTAAATTACCATATCCGACTAACTTACGTGCGTTTTTTATCCTACTTGGCACTACTAGATTAACATGATTTTTTACGTGGCTTTTATCCTACTTACCAAGAACTTAAAAAGTGATCTAAAATATCGTGAATATTTCATGGTTGCCCACGTAGATTTAGTTTTTCTTCGAAGATATTTTATTTGAGTTGAGATtggaaataacaaacaaaatacaaaGTTTGTTATATTgtagaccaattttaaagttcgtgggattTACCAAAATTTGGCCATAGTTCATGGTTTTAGGGACCAATATCCCATCAAAAAATTACTGTATTTATGCTATCATCTTCtgcaatttcaattttaatactatataaGTGTTATGCTACTTATCTTCGGTAAGTATCATCTGCGACCATCATTCTTATTTAGGCCACGGTAGCATATATTTTCTCAAAATGTTATCGACAATAATTCTACAACTGACTTAAAAATCAAAGCATATTAATTATTCAATCTCCGTATGACTTAGATTTATATGTAAAATTTAAAACGTTAGTAACAAATTTGATGGTATTAGGATCTACCtaaattataaaacaaataaataacgATAAACATAAACTAAACTAGAACGGCAATCACGAATGATTCTCACATCAGATATGTAGCATATTACCTGATGTTGGTTGCACGAGTTCTTTTATCGCTTTGGGCATGGGAGTGTTTGGCAACACCGAATTCCAGTACTCCTCCTGAGGCAAAGCTGCATGACTTGCAACTATTGCCACCTgcaaacacaaaacaacataattagaaaatataaaatgaaacaaACAAATCCTTAAATTTCAAcaagataaatattttttaaaaaatccatAGTTATTAATACTCACAGAAAGAAATGCAATAAAGGGCAGAATCTTGAACTCCATAAGCATAAATTTGGAAGTTTGCTACTTAAAATAATGAAAGAGGCTTTCTCCTTCTACAACGTGGAAGAATATGAGTTGAGACACAGTTATTTATAACatagaaacacacacacacacactacgTAGTTATGTACGTATATTAGTAtgaatgaagagaaaataaaaatcacCACGTCACATCACCACCTAAAAACATGACTAGATATTTACTCCAACTGCATTCGCCTTACTAAATCGAAAAAATTAATGccaatttaaatgtattttaatatCGACAATAAATGTTGTGTATATTTATGCACATACAGTCCCTTCGATTGATTATTCTGTAGTGTAAAATTAATGGTAAAATACGTACAAAAGTTGTGTAGGGGGTATGGGTGGTGGGGGGGAAATTTAAATGTCCAAGGAAAATGGAGCACTTGGCTTTTAATATGAGGGGCAGACTATTGCCATCTAATAATGTTTTTTTGATGTGAACTACTACTATTTTGCAATGAATTTACAAGTCGTTATTGTGGATTAAATTTGTGGGCTAGGGTGCAACCCTAAACTATCAACTACCAATATTTATTAGGGTTTTTGGAGGGGAGTTGGGGGTTAATCAATAATAATACTAGCTTAATATATCCCATCATTTCACTACAACAAAGAAGAGATTAGTGAGGATAAAAGTGCTCCCGAAATGTCATTAGTGAGCACATTTTGCGAGCAATGATGTCCTTCACACTTTGCGCTCTCTGAATTTTGCGAGCACCATTTATTATTTGGCGAGTAGAAAATACGAAACTAGTGCTCGCAAAATGCGCGATTGTGTTAACGAGAACTCTGGTGCTTGCCATGGTTTGAAAATGACGAGCACTCTTTGTGCTTGACATGTTGACTTCTTGTTGGTTTTTTGGCCAGCATTTACGCTTGCGGGACGAATTTTGTATTCTTAGTCGTTTTAAAAACATGTTGACTTCTTGTTGGTAATTGGTCTTTCAGTGGTCTTTGAGCCTGGTCGTTCGACTTAGGGCTTGGGC
Encoded proteins:
- the LOC121779625 gene encoding BURP domain protein RD22-like; this encodes MLMEFKILPFIAFLSVAIVASHAALPQEEYWNSVLPNTPMPKAIKELVQPTSEWQDDKSTSVGVGSGGVNVNNGNSGTHVNVGGPSNSVTVGTHNRNGKPVYVRVAPTENPFNYIYAATETQLHDDPNVALFFLEKDLYAGNKMTLHFSKPTGEEEAFLPRHLADSMPFSSNKLPEIYSEFSVKPGSSEAEAIKKTIQECEGTKLQGEETFCATSLESMVDFSTSVLGKDATAVSTEADSTGRKVYRINAVTKLPSDKPAVACHKQEYAYPVFYCHKTDTTVAYRVSLVGAGGSKADAVAVCHRDTSQWNPKHLAFQVLKVKPGSVPVCHYLPENHIVWVSKN